The following proteins are co-located in the Cutaneotrichosporon cavernicola HIS019 DNA, chromosome: 3 genome:
- a CDS encoding uncharacterized protein (PAS domain): protein MVAPPGSYDSAAQSPYSAQPPASVSAHTIAHPSALGPFTLFCSTDLKILRASADCYEYLGFHPHELLNLDLLRWIHTTDHHLINQIRDQLLNVSYLPTPPHTSRETCVAIVTANEQELKSPAPGMGDPFPHQTVRMFHGDGMIYPFNVRMHLGGGLGGSLWQKDTLGKIYLVVSCLPVPSDSLQDPQGRRPSHYASAPPAPAPPPPSGALPSFSSIAAAADSPGAQTYHRPPSAPGQSGPYYSRPSTSSSTPYPPGHSGLSPRAPSPGGHGSYSRYHSYPPPHGQPGYYLPTSGPYDRRLDAHPDEWRRHGHPLPPPGALGSGAPPPDYHRGWDRQ from the coding sequence ATGGTCGCCCCGCCGGGTTCTTACGACTCAGCAGCACAGAGCCCATACTCGGCGCAACCTCCTGCTTCCGTTTCAGCCCATACTATCGCCCATCCTTCTGCTCTTGGGCCCTTCACGCTATTCTGCTCGACCGATCTCAAGatcttgcgcgcctcggccgacTGTTACGAGTATCTCGGTTTCCATCCGCACGAactcctcaacctcgacttGCTCCGCTGGATTCATACGACAGACCATCACCTGATCAATCAGATTCGCGATCAGCTGCTGAACGTTTCTTATCTCCCTACTCCCCCTCACACCAGCCGCGAAACATGTGTGGCGATTGTGACCGCCAACGAGCAGGAGCTCAAGTCCCCCGCACCAGGGATGGGCGACCCATTCCCTCATCAGACCGTTCGCATGTTCCATGGAGATGGGATGATCTACCCCTTTAACGTGCGCATGCATCTGGGCGGCGGGCTTGGAGGGAGTTTGTGGCAGAAGGATACTCTCGGGAAAATTTATCTCGTGGTCTCTTGCCTCCCAGTGCCCTCAGACTCTTTGCAAGACCCGCAGGGGCGTCGGCCATCCCATTATGCCTCAgcaccaccagcaccagcaccaccaccaccgtcaGGTGCGCTTCCCTCGTTTTCGTCCATCGCTGCAGCTGCGGATTCGCCTGGCGCGCAGACGTACCATCGACCGCCATCGGCCCCGGGACAGAGTGGCCCTTACTACTCACGGCCGtcaacctcctcttcgACTCCCTATCCGCCTGGCCACTCTGGCCTGAGCCCACGCGCGCCTTCGCCCGGTGGTCATGGGTCATACTCCAGATACCATAGCTATCCCCCGCCTCATGGACAACCTGGTTACTACCTGCCGACGAGCGGCCCCTACGACCGTCGCCTCGACGCTCACCCCGATGAGTGGCGCCGCCACGGGCATCCACTGCCCCCACCTGGAGCGCTTGGCAGTGGGGCGCCTCCACCCGACTACCATCGCGGCTGGGACCGGCAGTAA
- the TEL2 gene encoding uncharacterized protein (Telomeric DNA binding protein): MTDAEADALRDLRDALRAGIPDVDDFVFRLSSTLSELGLSPSVVVSSKPDTRLRYLPSVQTALLSVLPTFLPALDSHGRALLDAFFVPPPSPISNAVALTTYMTLSSSLAASPPTPLALESRGFVLETLTKLTATYGIDALYWAARGELAWDDAVRAATSIPGKVANAVGRWRDAGWTGDVPPSLVPRAYFDALVRRTEGLAYELALSGGDAAPLRPLLEKLALLGLLSPPPEQSPSPSFLPPLLPGALAHLHPPPGALDAYPATFFPSLLLPLTSSTVAALADALLAHLPYRLSPPALEPDTPDPRVRRAASVLGSFLGPADDEAQAPVVYALLHGKLRSILSDEVQHARRRMVVAWAGSAGSDASRALVDSTMDAWADPKGIKFGLFGAQFNLTHTLLLAISLLQPLDPHLVALSRRAKFIQAVQAYLFHPDAQIRRLGMLVAEVVSDRTIVEDDGARPTAEEDMDDLRAGLEVDDETGEPALKGPQSSRGAKKLRFTGIWEGTGQGQEECAWLRRCVGVRDGDAPVGDDPEAWLLGWGAEPAEVPAPHPPNEPLSPKAKRGRSSIPKTGPKVKPKIVMLDDDQAADPLEGYASPASSSRSPSPTPSFLEEVAADPSLAIDATKKRKLKRPVYVRQLTELLREKDKPESIELALQWGEGLVRAKRGFGTEVVDNAVAVTASALALSNPFNLDDFEPRRQGLVTALVACSPHNVPPFLAEQYFSASYSLLQKSVMLTALAMGARELAGLPVPDTPRTRAIDFASKTLPPALHDKYITTADYTYAGQLEDAVSGMRNLLLSKSAKKGEETVPELAREKRLRVASKRQKLAGGSVVAARGEPLQEHTGDAAPPVVSYSTVAAEYFVLPLINRFWDYFQDASVRETRAISTGGRFRGAGTGMVLSPLSLEKYLATIALLVHAARYAPAFLAVLAPSAVELAVTIGARQPAAPQNQIMMSDSGEQAPEAQVVGAALELALAALDTAVELDGGRTMAFDHPELVLATGEWASAVFEAHSDSVAGMGSRDARLRAAAAGVVVKVSEVGEKWGGGAMGR, translated from the exons AtgaccgacgccgaggccgacgcaCTGCGCGATCTACGCGACGCCCTGCGCGCCGGCAtccccgacgtcgacgacttTGTCTTCCGCctgtcgtcgacgctcagcgagctcggcctctccCCAAGCGTCGTGGTGAGCTCAAAACCGGATACCAGGCTGCGCTACCTCCCAAGCGTACAGACGGCACTACTCTCCGTCCttcccaccttcctccccgccctcgATTCTCACGGACGCGCACTACTGGACGCGTTCTTTGTTCCCCCTCCTTCACCAATCTCCAatgccgtcgcgctcacAACGTACATGACCTTATCGTCGTCCCTCGCTGCCTCACCGCCCACACCTCTTGCCCTGGAGAGCCGGGGATTTGTGCTCGAAACACTGACGAAACTCACTGCGACGTATGGCATCGACGCACTCTATTGGGCAGCCCGCGGCGAGCTTGCTTGGGACGACGCTGTGCGTGCAGCCACTTCTATCCCTGGCAAGGTCGCGAATGCTGttgggcggtggcgcgACGCCGGATGGACCGGGGACGTACCACCATCTCTAGTACCCAGGGCGTACTTTGACGCTCTGGTCCGCCGTACCGAGGGACTTGCGTACGAACTCGCTCTTAGTGGCGGAGACGCTGCCCCACTTCGTCCGCTCTTGGAAAAGCTCGCCTTACTTGGCCTCCTCTCACCCCCACCGGAGCAAAGTCCATCGCCTTCATTCCTCCCCCCCTTGCTTCCCGGCGCACTCGCTCAtctccacccacctcctGGGGCACTCGACGCCTACCCCGCCACATtcttcccttccctcctcctccccctcacgtcctcgaccgtcgccgcgctcgccgacgcgctcctcgcccacctTCCCTACCGCCTCTCTCCACCCGCACTAGAACCCGACACCCCTGATCCCCGtgtgcgccgcgccgcttcCGTCTTGGGGAGTTTCCTCGGCCCGGCTGATGACGAGGCGCAGGCTCCGGTCGTGTACGCCCTCCTGCACGGAAAGTTGCGCTCTATTCtcagcgacgaggtgcaACATGCCCGCCGGCGAATGGTCGTTGCGTGGGCTGGCTCTGCGGGGTCAGATG cgtCACGGGCGCTCGTGGACTCCACAATGGACGCATGGGCCGACCCGAAGGGGATCAAGTTTGGCCTGTTCGGAGCGCAGTTCA ACCTCACACACACATTACTCCTGGCTATCTCACTGCTACAGCCACTCGACCCACATCTCGTTGCGCTGTCGAGACGCGCCAAGTTTATCCAGGCTGTCCAGGCGTACCTCTTCCACCCCGACGCCCAGATCCGACGGCTGGGAATGCTCGTCGCGGAGGTCGTCAGTGATAGGACGATCGTGGAGGATGACGGCGCTAGGCCAACTGCTGAGGAGGATATGGACGACTTGCGGGCAGggctcgaggttgacgacgaAACGGGCGAGCCGGCCCTCAAGGGGCCCCAGTCATCTCGAGGGGCGAAGAAGCTCCGGTTCACCGGCATCTGGGAAGGTACcgggcaaggacaagagGAGTGTGCATGGCTCCGTCGCTGTGTTGGTGTGCGCGACGGTGACGCACCAGTAGGCGACGACCCAGAGGCTTGGCTGCTGGGGTGGGGCGCTGAGCCAGCCGAGGTCCCAGCACCGCATCCACCGAATGAACCGCTATCGCCGAAGGCGAAGCGCGGACGCTCCTCCATCCCAAAGACGGGACCAAAGGTCAAGCCCAAGATCGTCATGCTCGACGATGACCAGGCCGCCGACCCGCTCGAGGGATACGCTTCGCCTGCTTCCTCTTCCCGCTCGCCATCCCCCacgccctccttcctcgaggaggttgcaGCCGACCCCAGCCTTGCGATTGACGCAACGAAGAAGCGCAAACTCAAGCGACCCGTGTATGTGCGGCAGCTGACCGAACTGCTGCGCGAAAAGGACAAGCCCGAGTCGATCGAACTCGCGCTCCAATGGGGTGAGGGGCTCGTCCGCGCCAAGCGTGGGTTTGGCACCGAGGTCGTGGACAACGCGGTGGCTGTCACGGCTTCAGCTTTGGCCCTTTCAAACCCGTTCAACCTGGACGACTTTGAACCGAGACGCCAGGGCCTCGTGACGGCCCTCGTGGCGTGCTCGCCGCACAATGTGCCTCC CTTCCTCGCCGAACAGTACTTCTCTGCAAGCTACTCGCTCCTCCAGAAGTCGGTTATGCTGACTGCGCTAGCGATGGGCGCACGCGAGCTTGCGGGCCTTCCAGTGCCAGACACTCCACGAACGCGCGCCATCGACTTCGCCTCCAAGaccctccctcccgcccTGCACGACAAATACATCACGACAGCGGACTATACGTACGCTGGCCAGCTTGAGGACGCTGTCAGCGGCATGCGTAACCTGCTACTGTCGAAGAGCGcgaagaagggcgaggagacggtACCtgagctggcgcgcgaAAAGCGCCtccgcgtcgcgtccaagCGACAGAAGTTGGCCGGTGGGAGCGTGGTCGCCGCTCGTGGCGAACCACTACAGGAACATACCGGCGACGCTGCCCCGCCGGTGGTGTCCTACAGCACCGTCGCGGCCGAATACTTCGTCCTGCCCCTGATAAATCGCTTCTGGGACTATTTCCAGGACgcgagcgtgcgcgagaCCCGCGCTATCTCTACAGGCGGCCGCTTCCGCGGTGCGGGTACAGGCATGGTCCTCTCCCCGCTCAGCCTAGAGAAATATCTCGCAACCATCGCTCTGCTGGTACATGCAGCTCGGTACGCTCCAGCATTCCTTGCCGTCCTGGCCCCTAGTGcagtcgagcttgccgtGACCATCGGCGCGCGGCAACCTGCAGCCCCTCAGAACCAAATCATGATGTCTGACAGCGGTGAGCAGGCTCCAGAGGCTCAAGTAGTTGGTGCTGCGCTAGAGTTGGCTCTCGCGGCCCTAGACACGGCAGTTGAACTCGACGGCGGGCGTACAATGGCATTTGACCAtcccgagctcgtcctcgccaccggCGAATGGGCAAGCGCCGTATTCGAGGCCCACAGCGACAGCGTCGCGGGTATGGGAAGCAGGGATGCCCGCCTgcgcgcagcagcggcaGGCGTTGTGGTCAAGGTTTCCGAGGTCGGGGAGAAGTGGGGCGGCGGAGCTATGgggaggtga
- the cmk1 gene encoding uncharacterized protein (Protein tyrosine kinase), with translation MSKPVTVPCQYKTGKTLGSGTYAVVKECVHIKTGKYYACKVLNKKFLTGREHMVRNEIKILKKVSEGHPNIVQLHDFFETTHNLYLVFDLCTGGELFDRICARGSYYEKDAAHLVTTIVSAVKYLHDQGIVHRDLKPENILFKSKAEDADLMLADFGLSKVLDEENFSILTTTCGTPGYMAPEIFKKAGHGKPVDIWAIGVITYFLLCGYTPFDRESQYQEMQAICNGDYKFAPDEYWAGVSETAKAFVRACLTVDPVNRPAAADLLQHPWLRSEQAPFVQDPEKPSGESVNLLPNVKKAFDARKTLRRAVLSMMMVNRLQTQTERHQSMGGMPEEARERLRKEVAAFKEEAEKEDASQVLTAGEIAPAGTPVPSSTPTPAPAA, from the exons ATGTCCAAGCCCGTCACCGTCCCGTGCCAG TACAAGACTGGCAAGACCTTGGGCAG TGGAACTTA CGCTGTCGTCAAGGAGTGTGTCCACATCAAG ACCGGCAAGTACTATGCGTGCAAGGTCCTGAACAAGAAGTTCCTCACT GGACGGGAGCACATG GTCCGTAACGAGATCAAGATCCTCAAGAAGGTCTCGGAAGGCCACCCCAACATTGTCCAGCTGCACGACTTCTTCGAGACGACGCACAACCTCTAC CTCGTCTTCGACCTGTGCACCGGTGGCGAGCTCTTTGACCGCATTTGTGCGCGTGGAAGCTACTACGAGAA GGACGCTGCCCACCTCGTCACCACCATCGTGTCCGCCGTCAAGTACCTCCACGACCAGGGGATCGTGCATCGCG ACTTGAAACCTGAGAACATTCTCTTCAAGTCTAAggccgaggatgccgaCCTCATGCTTGCTGACTTTGGT CTGTCCAAGGTcttggacgaggagaacTTCTCGATCCTGACGACCACATGCGGA ACCCCGGGGTACATGGCGCCCGAGATCTTCAAGAAGGCCGGCCACGGCAAGCCAGTCGACATCTGGGCAATCGGCGTCATCAC CTacttcctcctctgcgGCTACACGCCCTTCGACCGTGAATCGCAGTACCAGGAGATGCAGGCCATCTGCAACGGCGACTACAAGTTCGCTCCGGACGAGTACTGGGCTGGCGTATCCGAGACAGCCAAGGCCTTCGTTCGTGCCTGCCTCACTGTCGACCCCGTCAACCGTCCAGCGGCTGCAGACCTGCTCCAGCACCCATGGCTCAGGTCGGAACAGGCACCCTTTGTCCAGGACCCCGAGAAGCCCTCGGGCGAGAGCGTCAACCTGCTGCCGAACGTCAAGAAGGCCTTTGACGCCAGGAAGACTC TCCGTCGCGCTGTCCTAAGTATGATGATGGTCAACCGGCTACAGACCCAGACGGAACGGCATCAGAGCATGGGCGGCATGCCAGAGGAAGCGCGCGAGCGACtgcgcaaggaggtcgccgcgttcaaggaggaggccgagaag GAGGACGCGTCGCAGGTTCTAACTGCTGGCGAGATCGCTCCTGCTGGCACGCCGGTGCCTTCttccacgccgacgcccgcTCCCGCTGCCTAG
- a CDS encoding uncharacterized protein (CBF/Mak21 family) yields MGKPRPSKKALGKRKAPPAPAANVAKKAKGPKGSALDDESGPDRGGRPKRKPDQPKKVKLRDQKLIPVPRTDYASADEDELSDLGEDEDLEIDAAAAFSKLDPSMLSRTRKETKRIHALERDRDEMPVVKKKRAPSVSSISDISDYDFDSEVELSDDERSNVDLLSESGSELGSDDEDGSDEFNDVYDGLSDVSSDEEEEEAPKRKRRARSEEAEYETAGRARWAQKEEEEADSVEVGRLPIKLPTGEVQLVEGTTRVALPPSKKPAKPEPESEPEEEESESEESDDGRDAARMAAQPGRFGRLNVGDIVSAPWKNAQRLEAAKEQLAALGAEILGGGELVDIGPTLTRLSTFALTSVAAPEGKGSLPIPNSIRALAFLSQLAVFKDIIPGYSIRPLSAQEEAEKVREEVRRQREGEKLLVRNYKSYLRMLEVEIKGKTPLSPVALKCMADLLASVTHFNFSSAIMAALVARLGRRTWDSDSDLILGTFVSVFKQDVSGTYSQALVRLIARMIKERKFQVHPNVLSCLLHLRLRTELNQMQDGKKRKKGMRGPAQEKTFKSDVRKKWQTKNQKKKEKEMKEIQREMAEAEAEVDEEERAQVQTETLKNLFVLYFSILKFPGKSALLPAALEGLCHFTHLINVDFFRDLLHVLRRIIADGKADEADDLDPVGQTQRVRIRMLGIVTAFDLLSGQGEALNIDLADFVTELYALLRPLSLDTGVEDPPILTEATAAAAAQQRKAGASRATAERQPAHTLSTSALLFRCLEAIFFPRWGRTPPIRAAAFGKRLCECALLFPPATAREALIFVRRLASKEPKLANLLDTEERTFDGVYRPEIDDPQLANPFTSSLYELDTLAQRHWEHKVRAEAKRVRDAQFV; encoded by the exons ATGGGCAagccaaggccaagcaaGAAGGCGCTCgggaagcgcaaggcccCACCAGCCCCTGCGGCTAAC GtggcgaagaaggccaagggccCCAAAGGCAGCGCacttgacgacgagagcggCCCGGATCGCGGCGGCCGGCCGAAGCGCAAGCCAGACCAGCCGAAGAAGGTCAAGCTTCGTGACCAGAAGCTCATCCCTGTTCCTAGGACAGACTATGCCagcgcggacgaggacgagctgagCGAtctgggcgaggatgaggatcTCGAGATCGATGCCGCTGCTGCGTTCTCCAAGCTCGATCCCAGTATGCTCTCGCGAACGCGGAAGGAAACGAAGCGTAtccacgcgctcgagagGGATCGCGACGAGATGCCTGTcgtgaagaagaagcgcgcgccgagcgtttcctcgatctcggacATTTCCGACTACGACTTTGACTCGGAGGTTGAGctgagcgacgacgagcggtCGAATGTCGACCTTCTCTCCGAGAGCGGATCTGAGCTTGGctctgacgacgaggacgggtCAGACGAGTTCAACGACGTGTACGATGGCTTGTCCGATGTCagctcggacgaggaggaggaggaggctcCGAAGCGCAAGAGGCGGGCACGTTCCGAGGAGGCCGAATACGAAACGGCCGGCCGTGCGCGATGGGCTCAaaaggaggaagaggaggcaGACAGTGTCGAGGTCGGTCGCTTGCCGATCAAGCTGCCTACTGGCGAGgtgcagctcgtcgaggggACGACAAGGGTAGcgctgccgccgagcaAGAAGcccgccaagcccgagcccgagagcgagccagaggaggaggagagcgagtcGGAAGAATCGGACGACGGGCGCGATGCTGCGCGCATGGCCGCACAGCCTGGGCGTTTTGGGCGTCTCAACGTCGGTGACATTGTCAGCGCTCCGTGGAAGAACGCACAGCGtctcgaggcggccaaggagcagCTTGCGGCTCTCGGTGCCGAGATCctgggtggcggcgagctggtggaCATCGGACCTACCCTCACGCGCCTCTCGACGTTCGCACTCACTTCCGTTGCCGCTCCCGAGGGTAAGGGCTCACTTCCTATTCCCAACTCGATCCGCGCGCTAGCGTTCCTCTCGCAGCTCGCTGTGTTCAAGGACATCATTCCCGGCTACAGCATCCGTCCTCTCTCCGCacaggaggaggccgagaaggtgCGTGAGGAGGTACGCCGTCAgcgtgagggcgagaagctGCTCGTACGCAACTACAAGAGCTACCTCCGCATGCTCGAGGTGGAGATCAAGG GCAAGACACCTCTCTCTCCGGTCGCGCTGAAGTGTATGGCCGACCTGCTCGCATCTGTGACACACTTCAACTTTTCGTCTGCCATCATGgctgcgctcgtcgcgcgcctggGCCGGAGGACTTGGGACAGCGACTCGGACCTGATCCTGGGCACGTTTGTGAGCGTGTTCAAACAGGACGTCTCGGGGACGTACTCACAGGCACTTGTCCGCCTCATCGCGCGTATGATCAAGGAGCGCAAGTTCCAGGTGCACCCCAACGTGCTCTCGTGCCTGCTGCATCTTCGTCTGCGGACCGAGCTCAACCAAATGCAGGACGGCAAGAAGCGGAAAAAGGGCATGCGCGGGCCCGCGCAAGAGAAGACATTCAAGAGCGATGTCCGCAAGAAGTGGCAGACGAAAAACCAaaagaagaaggagaaggagatgaaggagatTCAGCGTGAGATGGCTGAGGCTGAagccgaggtcgatgaggaggagcgcgcccAGGTCCAGACCGAGACGCTCAAGAACCTCTTCGTCCTCTACTTTTCTATCCTCAAGTTCCCAGGAAAGAGCGCCTTGTtgcccgccgccctcgagggTTTATGCCACTTTACCCACCTGATCAATGTCGATTTCTTCCGCGACTTGCTCCATGTGCTCCGGCGGATCAtcgccgacggcaaggccgacgaggccgacgacctcgaccctGTGGGGCAGACACAGCGTGTCCGTATTCGCATGCTGGGCATCGTCACTGCCTTTGATCTGCTTTCGGGGCaaggcgaggcgctcaacatcgacctcgccgacttTGTCACTGAGCTGTACGCGCTCCTGCGCCCCTTGTCCCTCGACACAGGAGTCGAAGACCCGCCCATCCTGACAGAGGCCACTGCCGCAGCTGCGGCACAGCAAAGGAAGGCGGGCGCATCGCGTGCGACAGCCGAACGCCAGCCTGCACACACGCTGAGCACGTCGgccctcctcttccgctGCCTTGAGGCCATTTTCTTCCCTCGCTGGGGCCGGACGCCTCCCATccgtgccgccgccttTGGCAAACGCCTGTGCGAGTgcgccctcctcttcccaccGGCGACCGCACGCGAGGCACTCATCTTTGTGCGTCGCCTGGCTTCAAAGGAGCCCAAGCTggccaacctcctcgacaccgaggaACGCACGTTTGACGGTGTGTACCGCCCTGAGATCGACGACCCGCAGCTGGCCAACCCCTTCACGTCGAGCTTGTACGAGCTGGACAcgctcgcccagcgccacTGGGAGCACAAGGTACGAGCCGAGGCGAAGCGTGTACGCGACGCCCAGTTTGTGTGA
- a CDS encoding uncharacterized protein (Glycosyl transferase family 2), translating into MLYLTADKFPVFVPFGVIGFYRYLWYCIRLVARYVYRPIPLPETPTYRADEDVTIIVPTIDAGEEFREAALSWLVGNPKEVIIVTEEKMLGPLQELANSVDPSRISVLTVPFANKRLQMSHGIRNTTTDIIVFADDDAIWPPELLPYVLACFEDQQVGGVGTSQRVKSVGNKMTLWEVLAGFRLTIRNIEIASATHIDGGIPCLSGRTAAYRTVILKDPDFLHGFTNDLWLGKYHLNSGDDKFLTRWMVSHGWNTYVQVCKEAELLSTMKPNWRFLKQVLRWTRNTWRSDFRSIFTERYVWTKHPYVAYTMIDKFINPLTLLVGPVLVSYLLYKSTKPVDEGGYHLPAWDIAVSYIVWLFCTRTLKVLPHLWDRPKDIIYVPAFILFGYYFAVMKIYALFTLHKTGWGTRSGIGDPATATTAAMNNEKPSHLVETEPESSQSRPYDVEMAQNVNNPYRA; encoded by the exons atGCTTT ATCTCACCGCGGACAAGTTCCCAGTCT TCGTCCCATTCGGCGTCATCGG GTTTTACCGCTACCTGTGGTATTGCATCCGTTTGGTCGCCCGCTACGTGTACCGACCCATTCCACTGCCCGAGACGCCAACAT accgcgccgacgaaGATGTCACCATCATTGTCCCCACTATCGACGCTGGAGAAGAGTTCCGTG AGGCCGCGCTCTCATGGCTCGTCGGCAACCCCAAGGAGGTCATCATCGTCacggaggagaagatgcTGGGCCCCCTCCAGGAACTCGCAAACTCGGTCGACCCTAGCCGCATTAGTGTCCTGACGGTACCGTTTGCCAACAAGCGCCTGCAGATGTCCCACGGCATTCGTAACACGACCACGGACATTATCGTTTTCGCTGATGACGACGCGATCTGGCCTCCTGAGCTCCTTCCGTACGTCCTCGCATGCTTTGAGGACCAGCAGGTCGGTGGCGTCGGTACCTCGCAGCGCGTCAAGTCGGTCGGCAACAAAATGACTCTCTGGGAGGTTCTCGCTGGGTTCCGTCTCACGATCCGCAACATTGAGATTGCTTCGGCCACTCACATTGATGGCGGCATTCCGTGTCTCTCAGGCCGCACCGCCGCATACCGCACCGTTATTCTCAAGGACCCCGACTTCCTCCACGGTTTCACCAACGACCTCTGGCTCGGCAAGTACCACCTCAACTCGGGCGACGACAAGTTCCTCACTCGCTGGATGGTCTCGCACGGCTGGAACACGTATGTTCAGGTTTgcaaggaggccgagctgctcTCGACGATGAAGCCCAACTGGCGCTTCCTCAAGCAGGTCCTGCGATGGACTCGCAACACCTGGCGCTCCGATTTCCGTTCTATCTTTACCGAGCGCTATGTCTGGACCAAGCACCCATACGTCGCCTACACGATGATTGACAAGTTTATCAACCCGCTCACCCTGCTTGTCGGCCCTGTGCTCGTCAGCTACCTGCTATACAAGTCTACAAAACCCGTTGATGAGGGCGGCTACCATCTGCCGGCTTGGGACATTGCGGTCTCGTACATTGTCTGGCTCTTCTGCACACGTACCTTAAAGGTTCTTCCCCACCTCTGGGACCGCCCCAAGGACATCATCTATGTCCCAGCATTCATTCTGTTCGGATACTATTT cgcCGTCATGAAGATTTACGCTCTTTTTACTCTCCACAAGACCGGGTGGGGCACTCGTTCGGGTATCGGAGACCCGGCCACCGCCACGACGGCAGCCATGAACAACGAGAAGCCCAGCCATTTGGTCGAGACTGAACCTGAATCATCGCAGTCTCGGCCATACGACGTTGAGATGGCACAGAACGTCAACAACCCGTACCGGGCTTAG